In the Desulfonatronum sp. SC1 genome, one interval contains:
- a CDS encoding response regulator, translating into MQRNTMVSPMEISIDMCFFEQTVPGPVFQGDPADGEPMPLLVVESDQLFRDNLVHHLRQRDFTVYTGENLDDVLRLLGERTFRVILLGLSGVGRKGLEMLRAIRSASPFTNVILMTTQDCLQYSIEGMKMGAFDDILAPCDIDLLCTKIKLAETKPQPISPDDSNTCRGGKQEALSWIRH; encoded by the coding sequence GTGCAACGCAACACCATGGTCAGTCCGATGGAAATCTCCATCGACATGTGCTTTTTTGAACAAACTGTTCCAGGCCCCGTCTTTCAAGGCGATCCGGCCGATGGAGAACCAATGCCCCTGCTTGTCGTCGAATCCGACCAGCTTTTTCGGGACAATCTGGTCCATCATCTCCGCCAGCGCGACTTTACGGTCTATACCGGTGAGAACCTGGACGACGTTTTGCGACTGCTCGGAGAACGAACATTTCGCGTCATTCTGCTCGGCTTGAGCGGAGTTGGCCGGAAAGGACTGGAAATGTTGCGCGCCATCCGCTCGGCCAGCCCGTTCACCAACGTTATCCTGATGACCACCCAGGATTGTTTGCAATACTCCATTGAAGGGATGAAGATGGGGGCCTTTGACGATATTCTGGCCCCCTGCGATATTGATTTGCTGTGTACCAAAATCAAGTTGGCAGAAACCAAACCGCAACCCATATCCCCCGATGATTCGAACACCTGCCGGGGAGGCAAACAGGAGGCTCTCTCGTGGATACGACATTGA
- a CDS encoding CBS domain-containing protein, giving the protein MDTTLKISEVMRPVDQFPRVSDQSYFYEVMQALEKANEEFLAGKIKQRILLVEDQSRTVVGKISPKDVVRGLEPQYDKIDSFKDDIRYGLPQIVETMKRDYMLWQEPLSDLCRKAGEIKAERMIAKPGPLQSVKITDRMDSAFHLFVTTGHDSLFVMKDDNIVGLLRFSDVYTAICKVVQACGLKPSQA; this is encoded by the coding sequence GTGGATACGACATTGAAAATCAGCGAAGTCATGCGTCCCGTGGATCAATTTCCGCGGGTTTCCGATCAGTCCTATTTTTACGAAGTCATGCAGGCCCTGGAAAAGGCCAATGAGGAATTTCTGGCGGGCAAGATCAAGCAGCGCATCCTGCTGGTGGAGGACCAGAGCCGGACCGTCGTGGGCAAGATTTCGCCCAAGGACGTAGTCCGCGGGCTGGAGCCGCAATACGACAAGATCGACAGCTTCAAGGACGACATTCGCTACGGCCTGCCGCAGATCGTGGAAACCATGAAGCGGGACTACATGCTCTGGCAGGAGCCACTGAGCGATCTCTGTCGCAAGGCCGGAGAAATCAAGGCCGAGCGGATGATTGCCAAGCCGGGGCCGCTCCAGTCCGTGAAAATCACCGACCGCATGGACAGCGCCTTCCACCTCTTCGTCACCACGGGACACGACTCTCTTTTCGTTATGAAAGACGACAACATCGTCGGCCTGCTGCGCTTTTCCGACGTGTACACGGCCATCTGCAAAGTGGTGCAAGCCTGCGGCCTTAAGCCCTCCCAAGCGTAA